The Sinomonas sp. P10A9 genome contains the following window.
TTGCCCAACGCCGGGTCCAGCGCGCCGTCGAGCACCATACGGCCCACCCGGTCCGGGAACAGGCCCGCATACGTGGCACCGAGGAACGTGCCGTAGGAGTAGCCGAGGTAGTCGAGTTGCACCTGGCGGGCAGCGGCGGCGCGGATGACGTCCACGTCCTTCGCGGCGCTGATCGTGTCGGTGTGGGCGAGCATCGGTCCGGTGTTCGCGACGCACGCGTCGATGAGCTGCTTCTGCTGTGCGAACTCTTCCTGCAGGCCGGCATCGGTCTCGGGGTCCGCCGTGACCTGCCGGAGCGCGTCCCGCTGGGTGTCGTTGAGGCAGGTGACCGGGGCGGAGCGCTTGACGCCGCGTGGGTCGAACCCGACAACGCTGTATGCGTCGAGCAGCTTGGCCGAGAACATGGTCTGCACGGAGTCCTTGACCAGGTCATACCCCGAGCCGCCCGGCCCGCCCGGGTTGACCAGGAGGCTTGCCTTCGCGTTGCGGCCCGTGAGGCGGATGAGGGCCAGCTTTGCCGTGTCTGCCGAAGGCTTCGCGTAGTCGACCGGGACCTCAACGGTCGCGCACTCGAACTTGCCGCCTTCGCACGGCGACCACTGCACCGGCTGCGTGTAGAACCGCTCGAGTCCCGCGGGAGCTCCCTGGGTGGCCGCCGCATCACCGCTCGGCTGGGACGCGCCCCCGGTGGACGGCGTGCATCCCGTGAGCACAAGTAGTGCGGAGACCAGTGCTGCCAGCACAGGGCCGAGCATCGAGCCCGACCGGGGCCGCGGGGAAGCAGGGGTCGTCACAGGTCTCCTCGGAGCAGGGCCACGGCCATCGCCTCGACCGCGAGAAGCGGAGCGACGTTCGTGGTGGTGATGCGCTGGCGGGTGGTGTTGATGGCATCCATCCGGGCCAGCGTGGCCTCAGGGGTGGACGTCTCGGCAAACTGGCGGATCTCGGCGCCGAGATCGGCGTTGACCGGCTCGACG
Protein-coding sequences here:
- a CDS encoding alpha/beta hydrolase, producing MTTPASPRPRSGSMLGPVLAALVSALLVLTGCTPSTGGASQPSGDAAATQGAPAGLERFYTQPVQWSPCEGGKFECATVEVPVDYAKPSADTAKLALIRLTGRNAKASLLVNPGGPGGSGYDLVKDSVQTMFSAKLLDAYSVVGFDPRGVKRSAPVTCLNDTQRDALRQVTADPETDAGLQEEFAQQKQLIDACVANTGPMLAHTDTISAAKDVDVIRAAAARQVQLDYLGYSYGTFLGATYAGLFPDRVGRMVLDGALDPALGNHEITLGQARAFEAAIHAYVRSCVSQSDCPLSGPEDSAVAQIQTLLTSVNAHPMSTSSGRIVNSIDFVNGFILPLYNDSNYPALTQALKGALRGDGSGMLRLADIAADREQDGTYSSNSSFAFTAYNCLDYPTDSTTAGMRAEAEELKQASPTLGEFFAYGGVNCRDWPYQPVRTPAPAHYSGHSPILVVGTTGDPATPYEWAGNLRNELGNAALLTWKGEGHTAYGRGSTCVDNNVDAYLVDHKAPADGVHC